Genomic segment of Microbacterium hydrocarbonoxydans:
TCGACCTCGACCTGATACGCCGAATCCGGACGCTCATCAGACAGCTCGATCCGCAGACCCTTGTTGAGGAAGGCCATCTGCTGGAATCGCGTGCGCAGAGTGTCGTACTCGAAGGTGGTCGTCTCGGTGAAGATCTCGGCGTCGGGCCAGAAGGTGATGCTGGTTCCGGTGTCGTCCGACGCCTCGCCCTTCTCCAGCTGCTGCTGGGGAACACCGCCGTTCGCGAAACTGTGCCGCCAGACGAAGCCCTTCTGCTTGACCTCGACATCGAACCTCGTCGACAGCGCGTTGACCACAGAGGATCCGACGCCGTGCAGACCGCCCGAGACGGCATATGCACCGCCGCCGAACTTCCCACCGGCATGCAGGATCGTCAGAACGACCTCGACGGTCGACTTCGTCGGGTCGGAGGAATGCGGATCGACCGGGATTCCACGGCCGTTGTCGACGACGCGCACGCCGCCGTCTTCGAGCAGGGTGACGAAGATCGTGTCGGCGTAGCCGGCGAGAGCCTCATCGACCGAGTTGTCGACGATCTCGTAGACCAGGTGGTGGAGACCGCGTGGACCCGTGGATCCGATGTACATGCCGGGGCGTTTGCGGACCGCTTCGAGACCTTCGAGGATCTGGATCGAGTCGGCACCGTACTCGCCGGGCTGCTTCACCTTGGGTGAGAGTGCGGAAGACCCGGAGGCGGAGGCCGTCGGGAGGTCTCCGTTGGTCGATTCCGTCTCGTCAGCGGGGGATTCAGGCGTCATCAGAGAGCATTCTCCACATCGATATCACGAACTCCCAGTCTAGCGGTCTTTCGTGTCGAGATTCCGCTCAGCGGCCACGTGTGGCCCTCTGAGCGTGTCGGACCCCTTGCGTGGTGTCCTACCCGTAGGTATCGCGTGGGCCACGCCCTGGAACGACTCTCGGACCCCATTTCCACGAGGGAACGTCCGGTCCGATGAAGCGAAGGTTCTCGACGCCCGCAGACGGATACCGTCGCCCGATCTCCGTCAGGATGGTCCCTCGCATGAACTGGAGGTTCTTCGCCCAGGCGGTCGAATCGCATTTCACCGTCAGCACTCCGCGCTCGAGAGACACCGGCTCCGAGTGCTTCGCCGTGTCTGCGCCTGCGAGGTCGGCCCACTGGCGGACGAGGTCTTCGC
This window contains:
- a CDS encoding DciA family protein: MSDIAAVPAVETPETVATYLRLRGLKPSSKNWKRKRRIVDDDDNAPFTPGRDPGTLGAVLDRLTRDAGWETTLAREDLVRQWADLAGADTAKHSEPVSLERGVLTVKCDSTAWAKNLQFMRGTILTEIGRRYPSAGVENLRFIGPDVPSWKWGPRVVPGRGPRDTYG